One window of Aspergillus oryzae RIB40 DNA, chromosome 3 genomic DNA carries:
- a CDS encoding SKN1/KRE6 family beta-glucan synthesis-associated protein (predicted protein): MSDNPMSQSARDTPHIRLNSGQHDPFSDPDENGPPVPSHGGIGRALTPGMSNSTSTGTFLTMQTGMGSPTPQDSTDFLLPPRPQRHREQYDGFQSPDLSGQSSRRTSWSSEGGSESRGYFYPRYEDMRSPSHGEGDGDDVNTQTVTEKFNIMPSEGLLLFPEDVEKDDYLHNPDPNDKERDCDIWNRRGIVNGGGLVLLTLGLLMLFIGYPVLTAVRGMEKGSASVCKAGDTLCLDVGERSTLKNVRTGLIDPDTPASAMTKKSADGKEWKLVFSDEFNTPGRTFYDGDDAFLQAVDIWYGVTQDLEWYDPDAVTTKDGVLELRFDAFPNHEMKYRSGMVQSWNKLCFTGGRLEASISLPGNGEVSGFWPGFWAMGNLGRPGYAATTEGMWPYSYYDGCDAGITPNQSSTDGLSWLPGMRLPACSCDSAEHPTPGKSRSAPEIDVIEASVAALNGDAATMVGSVSQSLQMAPFDIWYMPDYEYAAVYDPKITEINSYRGGPYQQAMSGLSNLNNDWYNGTQYQVYAFDYTPGARGNITWYVGQDKTWTLDGRALGPNGNIGQRVIPLEPMSIIMNLGMAYSFAPVDDNIKKFLPGYMRFDYLRIYQDPDNISLTCDPPGYETTEYIAKHPKAYQNVNKTTWTDAGYEWPKNSFMHEC, encoded by the exons ATGTCAGACAACCCCATGAGCCAATCGGCACGAGATACCCCTCACATTCGACTCAATTCCGGCCAGCATGATCCATTCAGTGATCCAGACGAAAATGGGCCACCGGTCCCTAGCCACGGGGGCATTGGACGCGCCTTGACACCTGGCATGTCGAATTCAACGTCAACTGGGACATTCTTGACCATGCAAACTGGGATGGGTTCACCGACTCCTCAGGACTCCACAGATTTCTTGTTACCACCGCGGCCACAGAGGCACCGGGAACAGTATGATGGGTTTCAATCTCCGGATTTGTCGGGGCAATCGTCAAGACGAACAAGTTGGAGCTCGGAAGGTGGGAGTGAGAGCAGAGGCTACTTCTACCCCCGCTATGAGGACATGAGATCTCCTTCGCACGGAGAgggtgatggggatgatgtgaATACACAAACAGTCACGGAGAAGTTCAACATCATGCCGTCAGAAGGTCTGCTTCTATTCCCagaggatgtggagaaggaCGATTATTTGCACAACCCGGATCCAAACGACAAAGAACGAGACTGTGACATTTGGAACCGACGAGGAATAGTCAACGGTGGAGGTTTAGTTTTGTTGACTCTGGGTCTCCTGATGCTGTTCATTGGGTACCCTGTTCT TACTGCTGTTCGAGGAATGGAGAAAGGCTCAGCCTCTGTCTGCAAAGCTGGGGACACGTTATGTCTTGATGTGGGAGAGAGATCGACACTAAAAAATGTGCGGACCGGATTGATAGACCCGGACACTCCGGCCTCCGCAATGACAAAGAAGTCGGCTGATGGCAAGGAATGGAAGCTGGTG TTTTCGGATGAGTTCAACACACCGGGGCGGACGTTTTATGACGGTGATGATGCTTTTCTCCAGGCGGTTGATATCTGGTACGGTGTGACGCAGGATCTCGAG TGGTACGATCCTGATGCAGTTACTACGAAAGATGGTGTATTGGAGCTTCGGTTCGATGCATTCCCGAATCATGAAATGAAGTATAGGTCCGGCATGGTCCAGAGTTGGAACAAATTATGTTTCACTGGTGGTCGTTTGGAAGCAAGTATATCCCTGCCAGGAAATGGTGAAGTGTCCGGTTTCTGGCCTGGTTTCTGGGCAATGGGTAACCTAGGGCGCCCGGGCTATGCCGCCACCACGGAAGGAATGTGGCCGTACAGCTACTATGATGGTTGTGATGCGGGAATCACGCCGAATCAAAGTTCTACAGATGGTCTGAGCTGGTTACCTGGAATGCGTCTACCTGCATGCTCCTGCGACAGTGCAGAACACCCTACCCCTGGCAAATCAAGGAGCGCACCGGAAATCGATGTTATTGAAGCTAGCGTTGCTGCTTTGAACGGTGACGCGGCGACGATGGTAGGGTCTGTTTCTCAAAGTCTGCAGATGGCCCCATTCGATATTTGGTATATGCCTGATTACG AATACGCAGCTGTATACGATCCCAAGATCACAGAGATTAACTCCTATCGTGGCGGGCCTTATCAACAGGCAATGTCTGGGCTCAGCAATCTCAATAACGATTGGTATAACGGAACACAATACCAGGTTTATGCCTTCGACTACACACCGGGAGCCCGTGGTAATATCACCTGGTATGTCGGCCAGGATAAGACATGGACTCTCGACGGTAGAGCCCTGGGACCCAACGGCAACATCGGCCAGCGGGTGATTCCTCTGGAACCGATGTCTATTATCATGAACCTGGGTATGGCATACAGTTTCGCTCCAGTTGATGACAACATCAAGAAATTTTTGCCTGGGTACATGCGTTTCGATTACCTCCGCATCTATCAGGATCCAGACAACATTAGCCTTACCTGCGACCCACCGGGCTATGAAACAACGGAGTATATCGCGAAACACCCCAAGGCGTACCAAAACGTCAACAAAACTACATG GACTGATGCTGGATATGAATGGCCTAAAAACTCATTCATGCATGAATGTTGA
- a CDS encoding uncharacterized protein (predicted protein), translating into MTCLHSNYKQTLPQARRRFLSKLIAPEDPEVAASIRSDLFIVQNPSSPAPNNQPLLVHRSVVDVHETDDAGWRRPADAGGSSSAFSSPASSSKNKGRLSTPDRTREKGKASTASSSVSGSAGREQQLRERERRRRWSGAEREDYGVSSP; encoded by the coding sequence ATGACTTGTCTCCATTCTAACTATAAACAGACCCTCCCACAAGCGCGCCGTCGCTTTCTTTCTAAACTCATCGCTCCTGAGGACCCCGAGGTAGCAGCCTCTATCCGTTCTGACCTCTTCATCGTTcagaatccttcttctccggctccaaATAATCAACCTCTACTCGTGCACCGGAGTGTTGTCGATGTCCACGAAACTGACGATGCGGGGTGGCGACGGCCCGCCGATGCCGGTGGGTCGTCGTCGGCGTTCTCGTCTCCTGCTTCGTCGTCGAAGAATAAGGGGCGGTTGTCGACGCCCGATAGGACGAGAGAGAAGGGCAAGGCGTCGACTGCGTCTAGTTCAGTTTCTGGGTCGGCGGGTCGCGAGCAGCAATTgcgagagagggagaggaggaggagatggagtgGTGCTGAGAGGGAGGATTATGGGGTCTCATCGCCTTGA
- a CDS encoding PDK/BCKDK family protein kinase (dehydrogenase kinase), whose amino-acid sequence MWKPSERLMETIRHYASFPATGVSLRQMVQFGDRPSTGTLFRASQFLSEELPIRLAHRVQDLGELPDGLSEMPSIKKVQDWYAQSFEILSETTQNPSIKEGQYRSSPTSALNHNGNGKAAATAARRYFVPSDDQGNWPPELNDYNERFAKTLQHIKRRHDSVVTTVAQGILEWKRKRQRLQIDSTVQSFLDRFYMSRIGIRMLIGQHIALTEQTHVRHPNYVGIICTKTNVREVALEAIDNARFVCEDYYGLFEAPKVQLVCKDDLNFMYVPGHLSHMLFETLKNSLRAVVETHGADKEAFPVTKVIIAEGKEDITIKVSDEGGGIPRSSIPLVWTYMYTTVEQTPNLDPDFDKSDFKAPMAGFGYGLPISRLYARYFGGDLKLISMEGYGTDVYLHLNRLSSSSEPLQ is encoded by the exons ATGTGGAAGCCGTCGGAGAGGCTGATGGAGACCATCAGACATTATGCCAGCTTCCCCGCCACTGGTGTCTCCCTTCGGCAGATGGTCCAATTTGGAGACAGGCCTTCGACCG GGACTCTTTTTCGCGCCTCTCAATTCCTCTCCGAGGAACTCCCAATTCGACTCGCTCACCGTGTCCAGGACCTGGGGGAACTCCCTGATGGACTCAGCGAAATGCCCTCTATCAAAAAGGTCCAGGACTGGTATGCGCAATCGTTCGAG ATCCTCTCGGAAACCACTCAGAACCCTAGTATCAAGGAAGGGCAATACCGGTCCTCTCCCACCTCGGCATTGAATCATAATGGAAACGGAAAGGCTGCTGCCACCGCGGCTCGAAGATATTTTGTACCTTCCGATGACCAGGGCAATTGGCCTCCGGAGTTGAATGATTATAACGAACGCTTCGCGAAGACTCTCCAGCATATTAAACGACGACACGACAGCGTTGTAACCACTGTGGCTCAGGGTATTCTGGAATGGAAGCGCAAACGCCAAAGATTACAGATTGACTCGACCGTTCAGTCCTTCCTCGATCGATTTTATATGTCTCGGATAGGTATACGTATGCTAATCGGCCAACATATCGCTTTGACAGAACAAACGCACGTCCGCCATCCAAATTACGTTGGTATTATCTGTACGAAGACAAATGTTCGTGAAGTCGCCCTCGAAGCTATTGATAATGCCCGATTCGTGTGTGAAGATTACTATGGTCTGTTCGAAGCTCCGAAGGTCCAGCTTGTCTGCAAAGATGACCTGAACTTCATGTACGTCCCGGGCCACTTGTCTCATATGCTCTTTGAAACCCTCAAGAACTCCCTTCGTGCAGTGGTAGAGACCCATGGTGCAGACAAGGAAGCTTTCCCAGTCACCAAAGTCATCATTGccgaaggaaaagaagacatcACTATCAAGGTGTCCGACGAGGGTGGTGGAATTCCCCGTTCTTCTATCCCCTTGGTTTGGACGTACATGTACACTACGGTCGAGCAAACACCCAATTTGGATCCCGATTTTGACAAAAGCGACTTCAAAGCCCCTATGGCCGGCTTCGGGTATGGATTACCTATCAGTCGTTTGTATGCTCGGTACTTCGGTGGGGACTTGAAATTAATCAGCATGGAAGG ATATGGTACGGATGTTTATCTTCATTTGAACCGACTTTCCTCGAGCTCGGAGCCCCTGCAATGA
- a CDS encoding uncharacterized protein (predicted protein) codes for MPAMSRRRTSHSEPMASSSANEAFAYPFTSMQQGNQPQRRGPIEGPNGRRLVRRVTWRSSTYKLMASLWVLGVFYIVWLIRDIFFLPFTSSQPSMIVKGTSQDLLERYVGHQECGISSLALYEPPKTEGQGALSHSYCQTRDSLLSAMSDGGRHGFDEAYISKGCFYRWYSNAEVCQILQKFGALVFVGDESLADIYAGFNILLQGNLATGALRESEMTKEQIEKCRCASQFTSASCLPLRITSSEQVEKQNDNKISPGSNACSSSIPHTFVTATSSPASKSAQERFRQLINRAGSQGKPVPVIQSLSLSTSYSLEIAANSMDEWLALAQSSKRDMPSLWIGPTAPGHQKHFESNIHASSWQYTLDTFEAARTRGMETLGMYNATLQADSWDGMHYGEKEALIQAMMVINWLAML; via the exons ATGCCGGCTATGTCTCGTCGCCGTACATCCCATAGTGAACCAATGGCCTCCTCGTCGGCGAACGAGGCTTTTGCATATCCATTTACAAGTATGCAGCAGGGTAATCAACCACAGCGGCGTGGTCCCATCGAAGGCCCTAATGGACGCAGGTTGGTCCGGAGAGTCACCTGGCGATCCTCTACTTACAAGCTGATGGCATCCCTCTGGGTCCTCGGGGTCTTCTACATTGTCTGGCTCATTCgtgatattttctttcttcccttcacCTCTAGCCAACCCAGCATGATCGTCAAGGGCACCTCCCAGGA TCTCCTGGAGCGGTATGTAGGACACCAGGAGTGTGGCATCTCATCTCTTGCTCTCTACGAACCCCCGAAAACGGAGGGCCAGGGGGCTCTGAGCCATTCGTACTGCCAGACCCGAGATTCGTTGCTCAGCGCAATGAGTGATGGTGGCCGACATGGCTTTGACGAGGCATACATTTCTAAAG GCTGCTTCTATCGCTGGTATAGCAACGCTGAAGTCTGTCAAATTCTGCAAAAGTTTGGCGCTCTTGTTTTCGTTGGCGATGAGTCTCTCGCTGATATCTATGCCGGAttcaatatccttcttcaaGGAAACCTAGCAACTGGTGCCTTGAGAGAGTCGGAGATGACCAAGGAGCAGATTGAGAAGTGCAGATGCGCCTCACAGTTCACCAGCGCCTCCTGCCTACCGCTGAGAATTACCTCTAGCGAGCAGGTGGAGAAGCAAAACGACAACAAAATATCACCAGGCTCAAATGCTTGTTCATCTT CTATCCCCCACACTTTCGTGACGGCAACGAGCTCACCTGCTTCGAAGAGCGCCCAAGAGAGATTCCGACAGCTCATTAACCGAGCAGGCAGTCAGGGGAAGCCTGTTCCGGTGATCCAGAgtctttctctttccacttcATATTCACTAGAGATTGCTGCCAATAGCATGGATGAATGGCTAGCATTGGCCCAGTCTAGTAAACGTGATATGCCCTCCCTCTGGATAGGTCCAACTGCCCCGGGTCACCAAAAGCATTTTGAAAGCAACATCCACGCGAGTAGTTGGCAATACACGCTGGATACTTTTGAGGCGGCACGAACCAGAGGTATGGAAACTTTGGGAATGTACAATGCAACGCTACAAGCAGATAGCTGGGATGGTATGCACTATGGTGAGAAGGAGGCATTGATTCAGGCAATGATG GTCATTAACTGGTTGGCGATGCTCTAA
- the ade13 gene encoding adenylosuccinase ADE13 (adenylosuccinate lyase): protein MSANDVYQTPLNSRYASDEMKYLFSPRNRFSTWRKLWLWLAESEKELGLSISDDAIEQMKAHLTIQDEEFKVAAEEEKRRRHDVMAHVHAYGQVAPAAAGIIHWGATSCYCTDNADLIFLRDGLDILIPKLAVVIDKLSAFAQQYKDLPCLGFTHGQPAQLVTVGKRACLWIQDLLMDLRNLERARDDLRFRGVKGTTGTQASFLQIFDGDHSKVEQLDELVTQKAGFDSAFIISSQTYSRKIDVDVGNALGSFGSTCERIGIDIRHLAMLKEVEEPFEKDQIGSSAMAYKRNPMRSERLCSLGRHLQNLPKDALDTYSAQWFERSLVRQYSFSEELFPNNHQDDSAIRRISIPELYLSADACLILLNNVTSGFVVYPEVIKRRVNDELPFMATENIIMACVKKGLSRQDAHEEIRVLSHQAADNVKKHGKDNDLLERIRRTEFFNPILGELDTLLEPSTFVGRAPQQVEKFTSTEVKKALEPYAAAVAKAETSTLSV, encoded by the exons ATGTCCGCAAACGATGTTTACCAGACCCCTCTCAACTCGCGTTATGCGA GCGATGAGATGAAATACCTTTTCTCTCCGAGAAACCGTTTCTCCACCTGGAGAAAGCTCTGGCTGTGGCTTGCTGAGTCCGAGAAAG AGCTCGGCTTGTCTATCTccgatgatgccattgagCAGATGAAGGCCCACCTTACCATTCAGGACGAAGAGTTCAAggttgctgctgaggaggaaaagcGCCGCAGGCACGATGTCATGGCTCACGTCCATGCTTACGGTCAGGTCGCGCCCGCCGCCGCTGGCATCATTCACTGGGGTGCCACTTCGTGCTACTGCACGGACAATGCGGATCTGATCTTCCTCCGTGACGgtctcgatatcctcattcCCAAGCTTGCTGTTGTCATCGACAAGCTGTCCGCGTTCGCTCAGCAGTATAAGGACTTGCCTTGCCTTGGTTTCACTCACGGCCAGCCCGCTCAGCTTGTCACTGTCGGAAAGAGAGCCTGTCTCTGGATCCAGGACTTGCTCATGGATTTGAGGAACTTGGAGAGGGCCCGTGATGACTTGCGCTTCCGTGGTGTCAAGGGTACCACCGGTACTCAGGCTTCTTTCCTCCAGATCTTCGACGGAGACCACTCCAAGGTTGAACAGCTGGACGAGCTTGTCACCCAGAAGGCTGGCTTCGATTCCGCattcatcatctccagtcAGACCTACTCTCGAAAGATTGACGTTGACGTTGGCAACGCCCTGGGCTCTTTTGGATCCACCTGCGAGCGCATCGGCATTGACATCCGCCATTTGGCTATGCTtaaggaggttgaggagccTTTCGAGAAGGATCAGATCGGCAGCAGTGCCATG GCTTACAAGCGCAACCCCATGCGTTCTGAGCGTCTATGCTCTCTCGGAAGACACCTCCAGAACCTCCCCAAGGATGCGTTAGACACCTACTCCGCGCAGTGGTTCGAGCGTTCTTTGGTAAGGCAATACTCCTTCTCCGAAGAACTCTTTCCTAACAATCACCAGGACGACAGCGCCATCCGTCGTATCAGCATTCCCGAACTTTACCTCTCTGCCGATGCTTGTCTCATTCTCCTGA ACAACGTCACCTCCGGCTTCGTTGTCTACCCCGAAGTCATCAAGCGTCGTGTCAATGACGAACTCCCGTTCATGGCCAC TGAGAAC ATTATCATGGCCTGCGTCAAGAAGGGTCTCTCCCGCCAGGATGCCCACGAGGAGATTC GTGTCCTCTCCCACCAGGCAGCAGACAACGTCAAGAAGCACGGCAAGGACAATGACCTGCTCGAGCGCATCCGCCGCACCGAATTCTTCAACCCCATCTTAGGCGAACTTGACACCCTCCTCGAGCCTAGCACCTTTGTCGGCCGTGCTCCCCAGCAAGTCGAGAAATTCACCTCCACTGAGGTCAAGAAGGCCCTCGAGCCATATGCCGCTGCCGTTGCCAAGGCTGAGACCTCTACGCTCAGCGTTTAA